From the Lathyrus oleraceus cultivar Zhongwan6 chromosome 4, CAAS_Psat_ZW6_1.0, whole genome shotgun sequence genome, one window contains:
- the LOC127137446 gene encoding uncharacterized protein LOC127137446, which translates to MEFVDEDVMDVTPLCMIPGDTTGTPSSDGDKQGNTSGNSSLPKDMYYTDRAIRRLVTRILSEGHKVEGVSTPLSRRDPSPEREPHADKDDDSSRSEKKVVAEGLCSLGKTLPSKKQNVPQENIIDLEKESTEGEDDPLVHLVKPSVAEKLRTKKGKSIAKMRVARVKKTAGVGPSKPWSKVEVGKRKDRHSSDSEEDVKDDVPDISPAKRQAVQKSPGKAAAIHLDNISFHLEDGAAKWKYVIQRRVAIERELGQEVVEVKEVIELIKNVGLMKTVVTLPQCYEGLVKEFIVNIPEDIHDKNSREFFKTWRGAGRCGGSWAAVWKAVVLFVFI; encoded by the exons ATGGAGTTTGTAGATGAAGACGTAATGGACGTCACTCCTCTGTGCATGATACCGGGCGACACCACAGGTACCCCATCCAGTGAtggagataagcaaggtaatacctctGGTAACTCCTCTCTTCCTAAAGACATGTATTACACTGATCGCGCTATAAGGAGACTGGTTACTAGAATACTGAGTGAAGGACATAAAGTTGAAGGGGTATCcacccctctgtccagaagggatCCCTCTCCTGAGAGAGAACCCcatgctgataaagatgatgattcatctagatcagaaaaaAAGGTGGTTGCTGAAGGGCTttgctctctaggtaaaaccctacctagcaagaaacaAAATGTGCCTCAAGAAAATATTATTGATCTAGAGAAAGAAAgcactgaaggagaagatgatCCTTTGGTTCATCTGGTTAAACCTAGCGTAGCTGAGAAACTGAGAACTAAGAAAGGGAAAAGTATAGCTAAAATGAGAGTTGCTAGAGTGAAAAAGACTGCAGGAGTAGGACCCTCAAAACCCTGGAGCAAGGTTGAGGTTGGAAAAAGAAAAGATAGACACAGCTCTGATTCTGAGGAGGATGTtaaagacgatgtcccagacatctcacctgcaaaaaggcaggctgttcAGAAATCCCCTGGCAAGGCTGCTGCTATCCatctagacaatatctcctttcatttggaagatggAGCAGCAAAGTGGAAATATGTCATTCAGAGAAGAGTAGCCATTGAAAGAGAACTTGGACAAGAAGTTGTGGAAGTAAAGGAGGTTATTGAGCTGATCAAGAATGTTGGACTCATGAAGACTGTGGTAACTCTACCCCAGTGCTATGAGGGGCTGGTTaaagagtttattgttaatatCCCTGAAGATATTCATGATAAGAACAGCAGGGAGTTTTTCAAG ACTTGGAGGGGTGCTGGAAGGTGTGGTGGAAGCTGGGCTGCTGTTTGGAAAGCtgttgtcttgtttgttttt atttag